A region from the Aegilops tauschii subsp. strangulata cultivar AL8/78 chromosome 5, Aet v6.0, whole genome shotgun sequence genome encodes:
- the LOC109757582 gene encoding uncharacterized protein has translation MCCCPSKACCICMLIILVLIAVGLVFGFGVYTRGFHKLSSSIHLQDGASYRAYGHLNLAPPPAYY, from the coding sequence ATGTGCTGCTGCCCGAGCAAGGCGTGCTGCATCTGCATGCTCATCATCCTCGTCCTCATCGCCGTCGGCCTCGTCTTCGGCTTCGGCGTCTACACCCGCGGCTTCCACAAGCTCTCCTCCAGCATCCACCTCCAGGACGGCGCCTCCTACCGCGCCTACGGCCACCTCaacctcgcgccgccgcccgcctacTACTAG